The Desulfovulcanus ferrireducens genome includes a window with the following:
- a CDS encoding flagellar basal body P-ring protein FlgI: MRMRKLILFFLIAGLYLLGVCKQGQAVRLKDIATFGGVRTNQLVGYGLVVGLSGTGDKSGTQFTIQSLVNMLENMGVRVDKNALKVKNVAAVMVTARMPVSAKPGTKLDVTVSSIGDAKSLLGGVLLQTPLKGIDGKIYALAQGPLVVGGFSAGGAAATATKNITTVARIPGGAMVERAVPFKFNRQENVIINLSTQDFSTTAQIVDKINNSFNRDVAKAEDISTVRVKVPERFRGNLIPFLASLENLDISPDSPAKIVVDEKTGTVVMGENVTISKVAIAHGNLHIVVQEQPQVSQPAPFSQGQTQAVPRTQLGIKEEQRNLVFVKGATIKELVDGLNAIGASPRDLISILRSLKAAGALHAQLEVI, translated from the coding sequence ATGCGTATGCGTAAGTTAATATTATTTTTTTTAATAGCAGGGTTGTATTTGCTGGGGGTCTGTAAGCAAGGTCAGGCTGTTCGTTTAAAAGATATTGCTACTTTCGGTGGGGTGAGAACTAATCAGTTGGTTGGTTATGGCCTAGTGGTAGGCCTGTCCGGAACTGGAGACAAAAGTGGAACCCAATTTACCATTCAGTCCCTGGTGAATATGCTTGAAAATATGGGGGTCAGGGTAGATAAAAATGCCCTGAAAGTAAAAAATGTAGCAGCAGTTATGGTTACGGCCAGGATGCCGGTTTCGGCGAAGCCGGGAACAAAGCTGGACGTCACCGTTTCCTCTATTGGTGATGCCAAAAGTTTACTTGGCGGGGTGCTCTTACAAACGCCACTCAAAGGAATTGATGGTAAGATCTATGCTTTGGCCCAGGGCCCCTTGGTTGTCGGTGGGTTTTCCGCAGGAGGAGCAGCAGCCACTGCAACCAAAAATATTACTACCGTAGCTCGCATTCCTGGTGGGGCAATGGTGGAAAGGGCAGTGCCCTTTAAATTTAATCGCCAGGAAAACGTGATTATTAATTTAAGCACGCAGGATTTTTCAACCACAGCTCAGATTGTAGACAAGATCAACAATAGTTTTAACCGGGATGTGGCCAAGGCCGAGGATATTTCCACTGTTAGAGTAAAAGTACCGGAGAGATTTCGAGGTAATTTAATTCCTTTTCTAGCCTCATTGGAAAATTTGGATATCAGCCCTGACAGTCCTGCCAAGATTGTAGTGGATGAAAAGACAGGAACAGTGGTCATGGGCGAGAATGTGACCATTTCCAAGGTGGCCATTGCCCATGGGAACCTGCATATTGTGGTCCAGGAGCAACCTCAAGTTTCCCAGCCTGCTCCGTTTTCTCAGGGTCAGACACAAGCGGTGCCCAGAACTCAACTTGGTATCAAAGAGGAGCAGCGTAACCTGGTTTTTGTTAAGGGAGCGACCATTAAAGAACTGGTCGATGGATTGAATGCTATTGGGGCTTCGCCTAGAGATTTAATTTCTATTTTAAGATCGTTAAAGGCAGCAGGGGCTCTGCATGCTCAGCTTGAAGTGATATAG
- a CDS encoding peptidoglycan DD-metalloendopeptidase family protein, producing MSDQLMQQGIIAAQKAKDNAFQQRLARLKQNLGPKKNQEKELRKACADFEAIFIQKLWEQMRATVPKEGYLHSKEEDIYLSLYDQELSTRLAKRGGLGLGDLLFSQLQKRLEKSSAETDPAAAPVNELKRSQPQPEASNTCNKVRPVEKSIHELKDALVHERDPLKKVDILARRIEARSRSGKGGLSPLQESLQIDPVKNINIDTGPLPQLHWPVQAQVSSGFGWRLDPFTGQQAWHAGIDLVVSEGTPIEACWPGKVVFSGSRGGYGQVVILEHKNGWQSIYAHNTKNLVREGEFVRSGQRIALSGNTGRSTGPHVHFELRQYDQAWNPLQIRERLLAGLSIGKKTDNA from the coding sequence ATGTCTGATCAATTAATGCAACAGGGAATCATAGCAGCGCAAAAGGCCAAGGACAATGCTTTTCAGCAACGATTGGCCAGGTTGAAACAAAATCTAGGGCCGAAGAAAAATCAGGAAAAAGAGCTGCGTAAGGCCTGTGCTGATTTTGAGGCAATTTTTATTCAGAAGCTGTGGGAGCAAATGCGAGCAACTGTGCCCAAAGAGGGCTATCTTCATAGCAAAGAAGAAGATATTTATCTTTCTTTATATGACCAGGAGTTATCAACCAGATTGGCTAAAAGAGGTGGTTTGGGCCTAGGCGACCTTTTATTTTCACAGTTACAAAAGAGGCTGGAAAAGAGTAGTGCTGAAACTGATCCTGCCGCAGCTCCGGTAAATGAGCTTAAGAGAAGTCAACCACAGCCCGAGGCAAGCAACACATGCAACAAGGTTCGACCAGTTGAGAAAAGTATTCATGAGTTGAAGGATGCACTGGTGCATGAAAGGGATCCGTTAAAGAAAGTAGATATCCTGGCTAGACGAATTGAGGCCAGATCAAGGTCGGGAAAAGGTGGGCTGAGTCCTTTGCAGGAATCTCTTCAAATTGACCCGGTAAAAAATATAAACATAGACACCGGTCCATTGCCTCAATTACATTGGCCAGTCCAGGCACAGGTAAGTTCCGGATTTGGCTGGCGTTTGGATCCTTTTACAGGCCAACAGGCCTGGCATGCAGGCATTGACTTGGTTGTCTCAGAAGGAACTCCTATTGAGGCTTGCTGGCCGGGTAAAGTCGTCTTTTCCGGCTCAAGAGGTGGTTATGGTCAGGTGGTTATTTTGGAGCACAAAAATGGGTGGCAAAGTATTTATGCACATAACACAAAGAATTTGGTCCGGGAGGGGGAATTTGTTCGTTCTGGCCAAAGAATTGCATTATCAGGGAATACAGGTCGCTCCACTGGGCCGCACGTGCACTTTGAACTCAGACAGTATGATCAGGCTTGGAACCCCTTGCAGATAAGAGAAAGATTGCTGGCTGGTCTGAGCATCGGCAAGAAGACGGATAATGCCTAA
- the flgN gene encoding flagellar export chaperone FlgN, with protein sequence MQAKIEQSLKRQKQGLVLLRTLLQEEFSVLRGHDPKKISSLEFSIQELIRQLVDEKEALKSLLQQIGCISIKDYILELSDGEKAKIENLLGSLEENEQKCVVQAAKNAELAQALAEQTTKLTKFLYERLLPRNKDTYSARGRWQQKTARATLLRGTL encoded by the coding sequence ATGCAGGCAAAGATCGAGCAAAGTCTTAAAAGGCAAAAGCAAGGCCTCGTTCTTTTGAGGACTCTTTTACAGGAAGAATTTTCCGTCCTGCGCGGGCATGACCCTAAAAAAATTTCCTCCCTAGAGTTTTCAATCCAGGAATTAATTCGGCAGCTTGTTGACGAGAAGGAAGCGTTAAAAAGTTTACTCCAGCAGATAGGTTGCATTTCCATTAAGGATTATATTCTCGAACTGAGTGATGGCGAGAAAGCTAAGATAGAAAATCTTCTTGGTAGCCTGGAAGAAAACGAACAGAAATGTGTTGTGCAAGCGGCAAAAAACGCAGAATTAGCGCAGGCATTGGCGGAACAAACTACAAAACTGACCAAATTTTTGTATGAAAGGCTTCTGCCCAGGAATAAGGATACTTACTCGGCTCGTGGCAGGTGGCAACAGAAAACTGCCCGAGCTACGTTGCTTCGAGGTACTTTATAA
- the flgK gene encoding flagellar hook-associated protein FlgK, protein MPGISSLLNIGRGALFASQSAIEVVGNNIANANNPDYRRQEVRLEEGIGIDSVPGQLGSGVKAAEVIRHFDQFIEEEYNFTASNREMWDKLQTYLSDVEGLLNGMEDGGLSEVLSQFWQDWQDLAMRPEDTSTRTALIGRTQNLLHVMGLINGDLDNVQKQMDDYISQDVDRVNEILQQIAELNRQINMHEEAGKNNANEQRDKRAALVRELAEKIDINYIDNGVGNVTITTRAGHTLVDGTTYFGLKFEGPKSIANLTAGSVFTDSIYFEGTSDYEYTIEVVTDGPADGSAGAATFKVSIDGGQTWLKDEDGNVMLFTANDYDNRVRIPGHDIAIWFGDKSNSQSPASSNLSVGDNFTIIPKKGLYWYKNSSTAMNITPQTFSNGAVNERRLVGGSIAGYFNFRDHYVGRYREKFDALAKSLVWEVNRIHSQGAGLTKFSSVTGTYGVTSTVNPLGDFSSGLTFGDKLQAGNFNIYIYDENGQFLPGVSGPLDFDATTSGIQNFDPNVHSLEDVRDAINNTFSGYLTAEIVNNKLVIKDDLSDSTNYKFAFGNDSSGLLAALGINTFFDGSDAGSISLNVQVRNNLNFINAGHVNGDGAVNPGDNQIARSIAELQYSDVSITTTFEGTTTQTIQEYYNSLVSNVGADTEMSEFNFQYNKTLADDLNDRQQAVSGVNMDEEMSNLIKFQHAYEAAAKLISTADRMMQTLLALKP, encoded by the coding sequence ATGCCTGGTATTAGTTCGCTGTTAAATATTGGTCGGGGAGCCCTGTTTGCTTCCCAGTCAGCTATTGAAGTTGTTGGCAATAACATCGCTAATGCCAATAATCCTGATTATCGTCGTCAAGAAGTACGTCTGGAAGAGGGCATTGGTATTGATTCTGTCCCAGGGCAACTAGGTTCCGGAGTAAAGGCTGCAGAAGTTATTCGCCACTTTGATCAGTTTATTGAGGAAGAATACAACTTTACGGCTTCAAACAGAGAGATGTGGGATAAATTGCAGACTTATTTGAGTGACGTTGAAGGGTTATTAAATGGAATGGAGGATGGAGGGTTAAGTGAGGTTTTGAGTCAGTTCTGGCAGGATTGGCAGGACTTGGCCATGCGACCAGAGGACACCAGTACCAGGACTGCTTTGATAGGGCGTACGCAGAATTTACTCCATGTAATGGGATTAATAAATGGTGACCTGGACAATGTGCAAAAGCAGATGGATGATTACATTTCGCAGGATGTGGACAGAGTCAATGAGATTTTGCAGCAGATTGCAGAGTTAAACCGTCAGATTAATATGCATGAAGAAGCAGGGAAGAACAATGCCAATGAGCAAAGAGACAAGCGGGCAGCCCTGGTCAGGGAGTTAGCTGAGAAAATTGATATCAATTACATTGATAATGGTGTTGGGAACGTGACTATTACTACCAGGGCCGGACATACCCTGGTGGACGGAACCACATACTTTGGATTGAAGTTTGAAGGTCCAAAGTCCATTGCCAATTTAACTGCCGGTTCAGTCTTTACTGACAGTATTTATTTTGAAGGCACTTCTGATTATGAATATACAATTGAAGTTGTTACGGATGGCCCGGCAGATGGTTCGGCTGGCGCGGCTACATTTAAAGTGTCTATAGACGGCGGACAAACGTGGCTAAAGGATGAAGATGGCAATGTGATGCTATTTACAGCTAATGATTATGATAATCGTGTCAGGATACCTGGTCACGATATTGCCATCTGGTTTGGGGATAAAAGTAATTCCCAGAGTCCAGCTTCTTCGAATTTAAGTGTAGGAGATAATTTTACCATTATTCCTAAAAAGGGACTTTACTGGTATAAAAATAGCTCTACGGCCATGAATATCACACCACAAACATTCAGTAATGGTGCGGTGAACGAACGCCGTTTAGTAGGCGGAAGCATTGCAGGTTATTTTAATTTTCGGGACCATTACGTAGGCCGCTATAGAGAAAAATTCGATGCATTGGCTAAAAGCCTTGTCTGGGAGGTGAATAGGATACATTCTCAGGGCGCGGGCCTGACAAAATTTTCCTCAGTGACCGGGACATATGGAGTGACCAGTACCGTTAATCCTTTAGGTGATTTTTCTTCAGGACTTACTTTTGGGGATAAACTTCAAGCGGGCAATTTTAATATATATATTTACGATGAAAACGGCCAGTTTTTACCTGGTGTTTCCGGACCTTTAGATTTTGATGCAACAACCAGTGGCATACAAAATTTTGATCCTAATGTGCATAGTCTTGAAGATGTACGAGATGCCATTAATAATACATTTAGTGGCTACCTTACAGCAGAAATTGTGAATAATAAATTGGTCATTAAAGATGATCTTAGTGATAGTACTAATTACAAGTTTGCCTTTGGGAATGATAGCTCTGGATTACTTGCGGCTTTGGGGATAAATACATTTTTTGACGGATCCGATGCAGGAAGTATATCATTAAATGTCCAGGTGCGCAATAATCTTAATTTTATCAATGCAGGACATGTAAATGGAGATGGTGCAGTAAATCCAGGAGATAACCAGATTGCCAGATCCATTGCGGAGCTGCAGTATAGTGATGTTAGTATTACTACTACTTTTGAAGGTACTACAACACAAACTATTCAAGAGTACTATAATTCTCTGGTCAGTAATGTGGGCGCAGATACAGAAATGTCTGAATTTAATTTTCAGTACAACAAGACTTTGGCGGATGATTTAAATGATCGGCAGCAGGCAGTTTCAGGCGTGAATATGGACGAAGAGATGAGTAATTTAATTAAGTTTCAGCATGCTTATGAAGCTGCGGCCAAACTTATATCCACTGCCGACCGCATGATGCAGACTTTACTTGCTTTGAAGCCATAA
- the flgL gene encoding flagellar hook-associated protein FlgL — protein sequence MRVTQSSLYSSIINQLGSSTSKLMELNNQMASQKKIDRPSDDPVGASRILYLRDSLGALGQYRENVDTAKGWLTLADETLLQVNNVLTRFKELAEQAATGTLTDKDREIVSYEARQLFDQMINLANTTYEGKSIFAGHKVDSNAYEKGMMVYAQDGNVEPYLQEISGYSDHSILVQFVGASNSQATVGTDNINYRFSRDGGKTWSSNKTITAAGPYELDLDGVTVKLREGYQVDLSPETNLDTSKGTWLYVTSTAIYNGDDETQAAVKFGSTGSPENFNAVLKGAFDKDVRVEIVSGDLSIPTDVTYRYSYDGGTTWIPGDTTTFTAASTTVGQTIIDLPDGQVVLNGTGDASGVTFDVLTNSIAVQQRVNGGEINAYAQGEIDSDIMVRIDYGLDSGGNKVETSFVLGDTTTVSSVVYSYSTDGGRSWTQGTTANTAEADLLIPGGHLYLSAKGTQDQIKAGDQFVVHPKTASLDVEISPSDTIQINEIGWEIFGGHNQYGVKPAFADTEPGKNLFVTLGKFVAAMENNDQDTIAQSLENIETARQHISNRLARVGARENRLDVVDTVLSGLQVNKTERLSKLEDVDVAEVMTDLSQQQFVYEAILKSSAMIMRMSLVKYI from the coding sequence ATGCGCGTAACACAGAGCAGCCTTTATAGCAGTATCATCAATCAGTTGGGCAGTTCTACTTCAAAGCTTATGGAACTGAACAACCAGATGGCCAGCCAGAAAAAAATTGATCGTCCATCAGATGATCCAGTGGGGGCAAGTAGGATCTTATATCTTCGGGATTCTTTAGGAGCTCTGGGTCAGTATCGGGAGAATGTAGACACTGCCAAAGGTTGGCTAACTCTTGCTGACGAGACTTTGTTGCAGGTGAATAATGTTCTGACCAGATTTAAAGAATTGGCAGAACAGGCAGCAACCGGTACATTGACAGATAAAGATAGAGAGATTGTTTCTTATGAAGCCCGTCAGCTTTTTGATCAAATGATAAATTTAGCCAATACAACCTATGAAGGCAAATCTATTTTTGCTGGACATAAAGTAGACAGCAACGCCTATGAAAAGGGCATGATGGTTTATGCTCAGGATGGGAATGTTGAGCCTTATTTGCAGGAAATTTCCGGGTATAGTGACCATTCAATCCTGGTTCAATTTGTTGGGGCCAGCAACAGTCAGGCTACCGTAGGAACTGACAATATCAATTATAGATTTTCCAGGGATGGTGGTAAAACATGGTCGAGCAATAAAACTATTACTGCTGCCGGGCCGTATGAGCTTGATCTGGATGGAGTGACAGTAAAATTAAGAGAGGGATACCAGGTTGACCTCAGCCCTGAGACGAACCTGGATACCTCAAAAGGTACCTGGTTGTATGTGACTTCTACAGCTATTTATAACGGAGATGATGAAACTCAGGCCGCGGTTAAATTTGGTAGCACTGGTTCCCCGGAGAACTTTAATGCTGTCCTTAAGGGCGCTTTTGACAAGGATGTGCGAGTTGAGATTGTTTCAGGAGATCTGTCCATACCAACAGATGTGACTTATAGATACAGTTATGATGGGGGAACGACATGGATTCCCGGAGACACAACAACCTTTACAGCTGCAAGCACGACTGTTGGGCAGACCATTATAGATTTGCCTGATGGACAGGTGGTTTTAAATGGAACAGGAGATGCAAGTGGAGTTACTTTTGATGTTTTAACTAATAGTATCGCGGTCCAACAGAGGGTGAATGGCGGAGAAATTAATGCCTATGCTCAGGGTGAGATTGACTCCGATATCATGGTCCGTATTGATTATGGTCTGGACAGTGGAGGAAATAAAGTAGAGACTTCTTTTGTTTTGGGAGATACTACTACAGTTTCTAGCGTAGTTTACTCATACAGTACCGATGGAGGTCGCAGTTGGACTCAAGGGACAACAGCCAATACGGCAGAGGCTGATCTGCTTATTCCTGGGGGGCATCTCTATCTTTCTGCCAAGGGCACTCAAGACCAGATCAAAGCTGGCGATCAATTTGTTGTTCACCCCAAAACAGCCAGCCTGGATGTTGAGATTTCTCCCAGCGATACAATTCAAATAAATGAAATTGGCTGGGAAATATTTGGTGGTCACAATCAATATGGCGTTAAACCTGCTTTTGCAGATACTGAACCTGGAAAAAATTTATTTGTAACTCTTGGTAAATTTGTGGCCGCTATGGAAAACAATGATCAGGATACAATAGCTCAGTCTTTGGAAAATATAGAGACAGCACGACAGCATATTTCTAATCGGCTGGCCAGGGTTGGGGCCAGGGAAAATCGTTTGGATGTTGTGGATACGGTACTGTCCGGGCTCCAAGTAAATAAGACCGAGAGGTTAAGTAAGCTGGAGGACGTGGATGTGGCTGAAGTGATGACCGACTTGAGCCAGCAGCAGTTCGTTTATGAGGCTATACTTAAGTCGTCGGCTATGATTATGCGCATGAGTTTGGTTAAATATATTTAG